The window CCTCGGCGAGCGCGTCCTCGAACAGGTCGACGGCGATCCCCATGTCGCCGGTCGAGTCCGCGAGGAACACCTCCCCGAGCGCGAACAGGGGCCGCTCGAACAGGCCCTCGGGGTCCCACTCGCCCGTGACGCCGCCGTTGATCCCGTAGTCGACGAGCGACTCGGCCGCGAGCGCTGCCTTCTCGTCGAAGGCGTCGCCGTCGACCGTGGGCGGCGAGGTGTTCGGCTGGTCCACGACCGTCGTCACGCCGCCGGCGGCGGCGCTCCGCGAGCCGGAGGTCCACGTCTCCTTGTGGCTCCCGCCCGGTTCGCGGAAGTGGACGTGCACGTCGACGGCGCCGGGCAGGAGGTGGCGCCCGCGGGCGTCGACGACGCGCTCGCCCGCGTCCGGGTCGAGGCCCGCGCTCGTCGGTTCGACCGCGTCGATGGTCCCGTCTCGGATCCGAACGTCGCGGACTCGCCCGTCGGCCAGCTCCGCGCCCGTGATGAGCATGGGTACGCGCTCGCGGCGCGCCGCTTAAACCGTGTGGTTCGAGTCACCACAAAGCGTTTGACACGTCCGACGAGAGATGGCGTATGGCCCTCGGTCCCGCCAGCGTCGCCGCCCTCCCCGCGGTCGTCGATACGGCGATCGGCTGGCTCTCGCTGATCGCGTTGTTCGCCCTCCCCGGAACGGTCGCCGCCGTGCTCTGGACGCCCTTCCTGATCGCGGCGCGATTCCGGGCGCTGTTCCGCGCTCTCCCGCCGGCGGGGCGGCTCCTCCCCTCGTACGTCGGCGTCGCGCTCGCGCTCTCGGTCCCGTACCTCGCCGGCGTCGCCCTCACCGTCGCGCTCGTCGACTCGGCCGGTCCCGGCTGGAGCGAGGGGTTCCTCGACACCGCGCTGTTCGGCGGGGTCCTCGTGGGATTCGTCGCCCCGGCGGTCGCCGCGGCCGGGCTCCCGCGGCTCGGCGTCGACTGGGACCCGACGGGCTACGGCGCCTCGACGTGGGCCGTCCTCGTCGCCGCCGGGCTGTGGTACGCGGTCGTCGCCGCGGTGCCGCTGGTCGCGCTCGCGGTCGGGATGGCGCTGCCGGGCGGGTACTGACGGCGCGTCCGTCGACACCGTAAGATTTTGTTGAGTCGCGTCGCCATCGCTCGGACATGTTCCCCGCACCCTTCCGACTGTTCTTCGTCGCCGTCCCCCTCCTCGTCGCCGCGGGCGCGCTGGCGATGGCGGCGTTCCCCCGACGCATGACCTCCTGGCAGACGCGCTCGCCGGACGGTTCGACGCAGCGGATCGAGCCGAGCGACACGCGGATCCTGATGATGCGGATCATGGGCGTTGTCGTCGCCGGACTCGCGCTCCTCATGGTGGTCGCGAACTTCGCGTTCATCCCCTGAGACGGCGATCCGGCCGTTCGCTCTCGTGAGTTCCGCCCTCGGGATTTTTAGGTTAGACCGCCCCCGCCGAGCCCGCCCTGCGATCCGTGCCAACTGATACCGACGCTCCGATACGGTTTTGAGTCGCCCCGCGGAATCCCCGATAAATGCTGTCTCGACAGTTCGTCCGGGAGAACCCCGAGGTCGTCCGCGAGGCGCTCGCCAACAAGGGCGTCGACGTGGACTTCGACCGGATACTCGACGTCGACGAGGAGTGGCGGGAGCTGAAGAGCCGCGGGGACGACCTGCGCCACGAACGCAACGAGGTCTCCTCGGAGATCGGCGAGCTCAAAGGGGCCGGCAAGGAGGAGGCGGCCCAAGAGGCGATCGAACGCTCCCAAGAGCTCAAGTCGGAGCTCCAAGGGGTCGAGGAGCGCGCCGACGAGCTTGAGGCCGAACTGGAGGCGTCGCTGCTCGAGCTCCCCCAGATCCCGCAGGAGTCGGTGCCGGTCGGCGCCGACGAGTCGGAGAACGTCGAGCGGCGCCGCGAGGGGTTCGACGACCTCCGCGAGCTCCCGGCCGACGTGGAGCCCCACTACGACCTTGGCGAGGACCTCGAGATCCTCGACTTCGAGCGCGGCGCGAAGGTCGCCGGCGGCGGCTTCTACGTCGCGAAGGGCGACGGCGCCCGGTTAGAGCACGCGCTGATCCAGTTCATGCTCGACGTCCACCGCGAGCAGGGGTACACGGACGTGTTCCCGCCGATCCCCGTCAACTCGGCGTCGATGCGCGGTACCGGACAGCTCCCGAAGTTCACCGAGGACGCCTACCGGGTCGAGGGGACGAACGAGGACGAGTACGACGACGACGACCTCTGGCTGCTCCCGACCGCGGAGGTGCCCGTGACGAACCTCCACCGCGACGAGATCCTGCTCGGCGAGGACCTCCCGCTCAAGTATCAGGCGTACACGCCGAACTTCCGGCAGGAGGCGGGCGAGCACGGCACCGAGACGCGCGGGATCGTCCGCGTCCACCAGTTCAACAAGGTGGAGATGGTGAACTTCGTCCGGCCCGAGGAGAGCGACGAGCGCTTCGACGGGCTCGTCGACGAGGCCGAGGAGGTGCTGCGCCGCCTCGAGCTCCCCTACCGCATCCTGGAGATGTGCACCGGCGACCTCGGGTTCACGCAGGCGAAGAAGTACGACATCGAGGTGTGGGCCCCCGCCGACGACATGGACGAGGGACCCGACCGCGGCGGCCGCTGGCTGGAGGTCTCCTCGGTCTCCAACTTCGAGGACTTCCAGGCGCGCCGCGCGCAGATTCGGTACCGCGAGGAGCACCACGAGTCGGCCGATTACCTCCACACCCTGAACGGCTCCGGGCTCGCGGTCCCGCGGATCGTCGTCGCGATCCTGGAGTACTACCAGAACGACGACGGCACCGTCACCGTCCCCGAGGCGCTCCGCCCGTACATGGGCGGCACCGAGGTCATCGAGGGCCACGACGCCGTCGGCGAGACGAAGCTGGGCGGGGAGTAAGCAACCCGAGGCCCTCCGGTCGCTCGGGGCGGGTCACTCCTCCTGGGGAGGGACGCCCAGCTCCCCGTTCCACGCGTAGAACCCGATCAGGGCGGCCGCCATCACGAACCCGGTCGCCACGCCGAGCGGGACGCTTCCCTCGGCCAAGTACGAGAAAATCGCGAAGACCGTACAGAACGCCGCGACGTAGACGATCGACTGACGGAGGGCGATGGACCGATCGAACGCCTCGGGCAGCTGCATGGGGTCACGCTCGGGGCATCCGAGTATAGCTCTTTCCTCTTCCGAAGGCGCCGCACGGGACCACGTCGGCACCGGTTCGGCGCTCGCGCGACGGGGCGAGGGGACGGAGCGAGGTGCGAGGGACGAGGGGACGGAGCGAGGAGACGGGGCGGGGTCGCTACTGGTTCTCCAAGGCGTCGAGGATGCACGCGGCGGCGACCACCGCCTCTTTCGGCACGTCGCTCGCGTCGTCGATGGTGACCGTGTAGGCGTCGCGCAGCGAGAACTTCCCCTCGATATCGCCGACGTGGCCGCCGTCGGCGTCGAATATCTCGTACTTGTTCGGGACGAGGTTCGCGACGGAGATCAGGTGCCGGAGCCCCGCCATCAGCTTGCTCTTCGACTTGATGGTCGCCAGCGCCTCCCCCGTCTCCGGGTCGCGGATCGTCCAGTTCTCGACGAACAGCGAGTAGTCCTCGTCGAGGACGACGACCTCCTCGCCGGTGCCCGAATCGACGATGGCGTAGTTCCCGCCGATGTCGATGACGCCGCCCGCCTTCACCGAAAAGGCGTCGTCGCCGTCGCCGGTGACGAACGGGAACTCCTCTTTCAGCTTGAACATCTTCTGTTTCCCGCGCAAGACGACGTTTCCGGCGCCGTCGCGGACGGTGTACTTGTTCCGGATCGCCGACTGTTTGACCTCGTAGCGGTCGTCGTCGAGGTCGACCGTGGAGATGTCGTAGGCGTCCGAGTCGGAGGGGAACACGGAGTGCTCGCTCATGGGCAGCAAGAGAACCAGGCGTCTGAAAACGGTTCCGCTCGTCTCGCCGGGGCGGCGGGTGGCCCCGCCGGCGCCCGTCGGGGCGTCGGCCGCTCGCGCGTCAGGGCGTCAACCGCGTGATCGAGAGCCATTCGACGTCGGCGTCGCGGACCGCGTCGTCGGCGTTTCCGAGGCCGTCACCGCCGTCGTCCCCGACCGCCGTCAGCGCGAACACCATCTCCTTGCGGACGCCGCCCGCGAGCCGCACGTCGAGCGACAGCTCGCGGGGCGAGAAGCGGTGGTCGGCGTCGACGACGCGCACGAGGTGCTCGGAGTGCGGCAGGTCCTCGACCGTCTCCACGTCGAGGTACGTCCGGAAGTCGGCGCCGAACTTGAAGCCGGTCTTCGGGACGGCGTCGGCCGCGCGGAGGCGTTTATAAACCGCGAGCCGGCGGTCGAAGCGCTCGCCCTCCACGTCGCGGCCGCGGGCGACGACCGCGGCGGCGGGGCCGTCGGGCTCCGCGGCGGGGCCGTCTCGCTCCGCGTCGGCCTCACTGGAGGCCCCGCCCGCCGTCCCGACCGACGCCGACAGCGAGAGGACCCCATCGGCCGCGAGCGACGCGGCCTCGACGAGGGAGAGCTGGAGCGCCCCCTCGACGGCGGCCGCGCGGCCGGTGAGCGGCTGGCCGTAGAAGCCGCGCTCGTAGAGGGCCTCGGGGGCGTCCCAGACGACGACGCGGTCGGAGAGGAGCACCCCGTCGAGCCGGTCCGGGGGGTCGTAGTCGGTCGCGCCCTCGATTCGCCCCTCGGTCGCCGCGAAGTACGTGATGTCGGACTCCTCGTCGACGACCGCGAGGGTGCGCCCGGCGAGCCCGTCCGCGGGGAGCGACTCGCGCTCGCCGACGACCTGCACGGGGTACTTCACGTCGCCCGTGTCGGGCGTCGAGCCGCGCTCGTAGGCGACGAAGTCGACCGCGTCGGCGACGCCGACGCTCCCGCCGGGCCACGGCTCGCGGGCGGGCGAGAGGTAGAAGCCACGGTCGCGGAGGTCGGAGTAGACGAGGTACCGCACCGCGAACCGGTCGGCCGCCGCCGCGCTCTCGACGAAGAACCGCTCGAAGCCGACGGGGTCGGCGTCGGGGGCGAGGGCGACGCCGGAGAGGTCGCCGCGGAAGAGGAGGTGGGCCGCCTCGACGCGCGAGAGCGCGATCTCGTTCCCGTCGAGCGGGCGCCCGTACCCCCGGGAGTCGTAGAAGCGCTGGCGGGCGTCGCCGGCGACGCGGACCGCGTCGCCGCGCAGGTGCCCTGTCGGTTGCATACTCCAAGGCGGGCCCGGGCGGGGTAAGGGGGTTGCGGTCGGTACTCGTGCGATTCCGGAGCCTCTGGTCGGGAGAGCAATATTTTATAAGTGAATCTGGATGTTGCGGTCGAGTATTTATAAACGATCGACGACGCTGCGACGAACGGCTTCAGAACCCCAGCCGCTCGCTTATAAATAGCTGCCGGTGATGCGGGGAACACCTCCAAAGCCCCAGCCGCGAGGGCGGCGCACACTCGCTGCGCTCCTCGGTCGCACACTCGCTGCGCTCCTCGGTCGCTCACTCCGTTCGCTCCCTGCGGTGTCGCCGGCGGCTTCGCCGCCGGCTGCCCGTGGCGCGTAGCGCCACGCTGCTTACGTCGTCTGCGCCGCCCTCGCGGCTGCCCCTTTGAGTCCCCACCCACCGCACAGCACCGCAGCCTCACACCTCCCCAGCCTCGTCGCCGGACTACGTCCGGCTGCAAGCGAGAGCTTCGCTCTCGCCCTGTCAGTCGCCTCCGCTTCGCTCCGGCGACTGACTCCCTCGCGCGTGCGACTCGCGGCCCTAGGGGCCGCTCGCCGGCACGCGCCACCGCGGCCGTTATTTATAAACAATCGTCGCTATCGCTCCGACCGTTTGTACCACATCCACGCTCATGAATCGGCTCCCGACGGCGCCGGACAAGGGTAAAGGGTCATCGGCGAGAACGATGGGTATGAACGACACCGCAGGCCTCCGGCTCACGGTGCGTGCCGCCGAGAAGCGGGACGCGGGCCGGGGGATCGCCAGGCTCCCCGAATCCGCCCGGAAGCGGCTCGGCCTCCTCAGCGGCGACACCGTCGAGGTCCGCGGCGAGCGCGCCGCCGTCGCGAAGGTGTGGCCCGGCGGCGCCGACGCGACCGACGGCTCGGTCCTCATCGACGCCGACACCCGCGCGAACGCCGGCGTGAAGGTCGGCGACACGGTCACCGTCGCGCCCGTCACCGTCGAGGACGCCGTCCGCGTCGCGCTCGCCGCGCCCGCTCGCCTCGCCGACGTCGACGTGAGCCGGGAGGTGGTCGAGCGCGCGCTCGCCCGCGACCTCCGCGACCGCCCCGTCACCGAGGGCGAGGCGGTCCACGTCGAGCGGCTCGGCGGGCTCCGGTTCGTCGTCGCCGAGACGGCCCCGGCGGGCACGGTCCGCGTGACGAACCGGACCGACGTGTCGGTGACGTACGGGGACGGCGGAGGCGCCGGCGGTGAGGGCGTCAAGGGCGACGACGCGGGGAGCGACGCGGGCGCGGACGGCGCCGGTCGGGGCACGCCCGACGCGTCGGCCGGCGACCGCGCCGCTCCGACCGCGCCGCCCGGGACCGACGCCCGCCCGAAGGGCGACGGGACCGCGCCCCCGGAGGAGCACACGGCTGGCGCCACCTACGAGGACATCGGCGGGCTCGACGAGGAGCTGGAGCTGGTGCGCGAGACGATCGAGCTCCCGCTCTCCGAGCCCGAGGTGTTCACCCGGCTCGGCGTCGACCCGCCGAAGGGGGTCCTGCTCCACGGCCCGCCGGGCACCGGGAAGACGCTGATCGCCCGCGCCGTCGCCAACGAGGTGGACGCCGAGTTCATCACCGTCGACGGCCCGGAGATCATGTCGAAATATAAGGGGGAAAGCGAGGAGAAACTCCGCGAGAAGTTCAACGAAGCCCGCGAGGCCTCGCCCTCTATCATCTTCTTCGACGAGATCGACTCGATCGCCGGCAAGCGGGACGACGGCGGCGACGTGGAGAACCGGGTCGTCGGCCAGCTGCTCTCGCTGATGGACGGGCTCGACGCCCGCGGTGACGTGATCGTCATCGGCGCGACGAACCGGGTCGACACCCTCGACCCCGCGCTCAGGCGCGGCGGGCGCTTCGACCGCGAGATCGAGATCGGCGTCCCCGGCGAGGCGGGTCGCCGCCAGATCCTCGACGTCCACACGCGTCGGATGCCCCTCGCCGACGACGTCGACCTCGACCGGATCGCGAGCCGGACGCACGGCTTCGTCGGCGCCGACATCGAGGGGCTCACGCAGGAGGCGGCGATGACGGCGCTGCGGCGCGCCCGCGAGTCCGACAGCCGG is drawn from Halorubrum sp. CBA1229 and contains these coding sequences:
- the endA gene encoding tRNA-intron lyase, with amino-acid sequence MQPTGHLRGDAVRVAGDARQRFYDSRGYGRPLDGNEIALSRVEAAHLLFRGDLSGVALAPDADPVGFERFFVESAAAADRFAVRYLVYSDLRDRGFYLSPAREPWPGGSVGVADAVDFVAYERGSTPDTGDVKYPVQVVGERESLPADGLAGRTLAVVDEESDITYFAATEGRIEGATDYDPPDRLDGVLLSDRVVVWDAPEALYERGFYGQPLTGRAAAVEGALQLSLVEAASLAADGVLSLSASVGTAGGASSEADAERDGPAAEPDGPAAAVVARGRDVEGERFDRRLAVYKRLRAADAVPKTGFKFGADFRTYLDVETVEDLPHSEHLVRVVDADHRFSPRELSLDVRLAGGVRKEMVFALTAVGDDGGDGLGNADDAVRDADVEWLSITRLTP
- a CDS encoding AAA family ATPase, whose translation is MNDTAGLRLTVRAAEKRDAGRGIARLPESARKRLGLLSGDTVEVRGERAAVAKVWPGGADATDGSVLIDADTRANAGVKVGDTVTVAPVTVEDAVRVALAAPARLADVDVSREVVERALARDLRDRPVTEGEAVHVERLGGLRFVVAETAPAGTVRVTNRTDVSVTYGDGGGAGGEGVKGDDAGSDAGADGAGRGTPDASAGDRAAPTAPPGTDARPKGDGTAPPEEHTAGATYEDIGGLDEELELVRETIELPLSEPEVFTRLGVDPPKGVLLHGPPGTGKTLIARAVANEVDAEFITVDGPEIMSKYKGESEEKLREKFNEAREASPSIIFFDEIDSIAGKRDDGGDVENRVVGQLLSLMDGLDARGDVIVIGATNRVDTLDPALRRGGRFDREIEIGVPGEAGRRQILDVHTRRMPLADDVDLDRIASRTHGFVGADIEGLTQEAAMTALRRARESDSRALDEVTVSKADFEAAHANVEPSAMREYVAEQPATDFTDVGGLPEAKEKLERAVTWPLTYGPLFEAADADPPTGVLLHGPPGTGKTLLARAIAGESGVNFIQVAGPELLDRYVGESEKAVRDLFDRARQAAPAIVFFDEIDAIAADRDGAGGDGSGVGERVVSQLLTELDRASDNPNLVVLAATNRRNALDPALLRPGRLETHIEVPEPDREARRKILDVHTREKPLVEGVDLDHLADETEGYSGAEIASLCREAALVAIERVADEHGAAANDHADEIGITSDDFAAALETVRPATP
- the serS gene encoding serine--tRNA ligase yields the protein MLSRQFVRENPEVVREALANKGVDVDFDRILDVDEEWRELKSRGDDLRHERNEVSSEIGELKGAGKEEAAQEAIERSQELKSELQGVEERADELEAELEASLLELPQIPQESVPVGADESENVERRREGFDDLRELPADVEPHYDLGEDLEILDFERGAKVAGGGFYVAKGDGARLEHALIQFMLDVHREQGYTDVFPPIPVNSASMRGTGQLPKFTEDAYRVEGTNEDEYDDDDLWLLPTAEVPVTNLHRDEILLGEDLPLKYQAYTPNFRQEAGEHGTETRGIVRVHQFNKVEMVNFVRPEESDERFDGLVDEAEEVLRRLELPYRILEMCTGDLGFTQAKKYDIEVWAPADDMDEGPDRGGRWLEVSSVSNFEDFQARRAQIRYREEHHESADYLHTLNGSGLAVPRIVVAILEYYQNDDGTVTVPEALRPYMGGTEVIEGHDAVGETKLGGE